In Lytechinus variegatus isolate NC3 chromosome 18, Lvar_3.0, whole genome shotgun sequence, a single genomic region encodes these proteins:
- the LOC121431903 gene encoding uncharacterized protein LOC121431903, with amino-acid sequence MGTIKIEGIEIYPAQTEGSPDVYSESPFRLAKAKWVSDDEASICIACNQKFTQLRRKHHCRMCGRVLCSKCCKEKVPLPQLSLHDPERVCDICLPVTELVTKARSGSTAFQIEASTGLLENVCDPKGLRKVVELGGLQTLIYLSRVNAQPVKRACASGIHSMSTHQPLQHLLADAGAIKAICSILSTADESQETLIIDAISALMIFVKSPHLKTKAISDGALQPVLKLCGMQASEAIALLAVRTLNLITEHAGNHAAIIENDRNALPHLLSLTTSSDEQMQEITLKTLGGLSMGTDWHRHRIVQEDFSSGRCLARVLRSRPKNKQVLCNAACLVANLATGEQDQGSLSECVDSLCTLLSEFRSQKELLKHVARALANFAKYRHNAFRLVERLPVIITICLKSNAEDVAQQGVRIVLHLLQHSPDSTINCLLTDGATDLLKFISKSPGMVDAMQSTLLMRAAEREAPS; translated from the exons atgggAACGATCAAAATAGAAGGCATCGAAATTTATCCAGCTCAGACAGAGGGCAGCCCAGATGTGTATTCTGAAAGTCCATTTCGCCTTGCCAAAGCAAA aTGGGTGTCCGATGACGAAGCATCGATATGCATCGCCTGCAACCAGAAGTTCACCCAGCTAAGACGGAAGCACCATTGCCGGATGTGCGGAAGGGTCCTTTGCAGCAAATGCTGTAAGGAGAAGGTGCCCCTCCCTCAGCTCAGCCTACATGACCCCGAGAGAGTGTGTGATATATGTCTTCCCGTCACAGAGCTGGTCACCAAGGCACGATCCGGCTCAACA GCATTTCAAATTGAAGCATCGACTGGTCTCTTGGAGAACGTATGTGACCCCAAAGGACTTAGAAAGGTCGTTGAACTTGGTGGCCTACAGACCTTGATCTATCTATCGAGGGTCAACGCCCAGCCCGTCAAGAGGGCCTGTGCCTCTGGGATTCACAGCATGTCTACCCATCAACCGTTGCAGCATCTGCTAGCGGATGCAGGAGCTATCAAGGCCATTTGCAG TATCCTATCAACAGCAGACGAAAGTCAAGAAACACTCATCATCGATGCAATAAGTGCCCTTATGATCTTCGTCAAATCCCCACATCTCAAGACAAAAG CAATATCTGACGGTGCCTTACAACCCGTGTTGAAACTCTGTGGGATGCAGGCTTCGGAGGCCATAGCGCTCCTTGCTGTCCGTACGTTGAATCTCATCACAGAACATGCCGGCAATCATGCAGCAATTATTGAG AATGACAGAAATGCCTTGCCACATCTTCTTTCACTGACCACATCAAGTGATGAACAG ATGCAAGAGATCACATTAAAGACATTAGGAGGCTTGTCAATGGGAACAGACTGGCATAGACATAGAATAGTACAG GAGGACTTTTCATCTGGGCGATGCCTTGCGAGAGTATTGAGGTCAAGGCCAAAGAACAAGCAAGTGCTATGTAATGCAGCATGCCTGGTTGCTAACCTAGCAACAGGAGAACAAGACCAG GGATCATTGTCAGAGTGCGTTGACTCCCTATGCACCCTGCTATCTGAGTTCCGCTCTCAGAAGGAGCTCCTGAAGCATGTCGCCAGGGCCCTCGCCAACTTTGCCAAGTACCGCCACAATGCTTTCAGACTT GTGGAACGTTTGCCAGTGATTATCACGATTTGTTTGAAG TCAAATGCTGAAGACGTTGCTCAACAAGGAGTGAGAATCGTTCTGCACCTACTCCAGCATTCCCCGGATTCTACCATCAACTGTCTCCTCAC CGATGGTGCCACAGATCTCCTAAAGTTCATATCCAAATCACCAGGGATGGTGGATGCTATGCAGAGCACACTCCTCATGCGAGCTGCCGAGAGAGAAGCGCCCTCTTGA